The Cololabis saira isolate AMF1-May2022 chromosome 20, fColSai1.1, whole genome shotgun sequence genome includes a window with the following:
- the LOC133420447 gene encoding putative nuclease HARBI1 has protein sequence MACPFEENPVELGARIVRGSLRRERVFRDRQNPFAFPDEYLYERYRFSTESMAYLCQLLDPYVASATRRSRALTVPQTICIALRYFATGTYLYAVGDAENISKNTVCNAIHKVARALTDMLDGFVVFPGHLPTQSVKEGFYAIAGFPRVIGAIDCTHIPISARLGENEADYVNRKSFHSLNVQMTCDHNCMVTSIDAKWPGSVHDSRIFRESTLCHRLEQGLFSGVLVGDRGYACQPFLMTPYPDPDAGPQTRFNVALSRTRVRIEMTFGILKARFTCLRGLRVAPDRASRIVAACVVLHNVATIRRERAPPVDQQPPDVVDPITLDYPTGRAVREAITDRFFA, from the exons atggcatgccctttcgaagagaatcccgtggagcttggtgcgcggatcgtgagaggatccctccgaagagaacgcgtattcagggaccgccaaaacccctttgctttccctgatgagtacctgtatgaacgatacAGATTCTCGACGGAGAGCATGGCATATTTGTGTCAGCTGCTCGACCCGTATGTGGCCAGTGCCACACGTCGGAGTCGTGCGCTCACAGTGCCCCAAACCATCTGCATTGCCCTGCGGTACTTCGCCACGGGTACCTACCTGTATGCTGTGGGTGATGCTGAAAATATAAGCAAGAATACAGTCTGCAATGCCATCCATAAAGTGGCACGTGCCCTCACAGACATGCTGGATGGATTTGTTGTGTTCCCTGGCCACTTGCCGACGCAGTCTGTTAAAGAGGGGTTTTATGCCATAGCAG GGTTCCCCAGAGTGATCGGTGCCATAGATTGTACGCACATTCCCATCTCCGCACGTCTGGGTGAGAATGAAGCGGACTATGTCAACCGCAAGTCATTCCACAGCCTCAACGTTCAG ATGACATGTGACCATAATTGCATGGTCACGAGCATCGACGCCAAGTGGCCTGGGTCGGTCCATGACTCCCGGATCTTCAGGGAGTCCACACTGTGCCACAGACTGGAGCAAG GGCTGTTCAGTGGAGTGCTTGTCGGTGACAGGGGATATGCCTGCCAGCCCTTCTTGATGACCCCCTATCCTGACCCTGATGCAGGGCCACAAACTAGATTCAACGTGGCCCTTTCCAGAACCAGGGTCAGGATAGAAATGACATTTGGCATCCTGAAGGCCCGCTTCACCTGCCTTCGTGGGCTCAGAGTGGCCCCAGACCGAGCTAGCAGGATtgttgcagcatgtgttgtgctCCACAATGTCGCCACCATACGGAGGGAGAGGGCCCCTCCTGTCGACCAACAACCCCCTGATGTGGTGGACCCCATCACCCTCGACTACCCTACTGGCAGGGCTGTGAGAGAGGCCATCACAGACCGATTTTTTGCCTGA